Within the Roseicitreum antarcticum genome, the region GAAAGCCCGGCTTTGCGGGAACGGGTGAACCCAGCCCGGTCGCGCGACGCGGGCAACTCGATGCTGTCCAAGGAATTCCCCGGCGGCATTCTGGTGCTGACCGGTGCCAACAGCGCCACCGGCCTGCGGTCGATGCCCGCGCGGTACATCTTTCTGGACGAGGTTGATGCTTATCCGGCCTCTGCCGACGAGGAAGGCGATCCGGTCACCTTGGCCGAAGCGCGGACCACGACCTTCTCGCATCGCCGCAAGGTGTTCATGGTCTCGACGCCCACCATCCGGGGCATCAGCCGGATCGAGCGCGAGTATGAGGCATCGGACCAGCGCAGATACTTCGTGCCCTGCCCGCACTGTGGCCAGATGCAATGGCTGCAGTTTGAAAGGTTACGCTGGGACAAGGGGCGGCCCGATACGGCGGCCTATCATTGCGAGGGCTGCGAGACGCCCATTGCCGAGCATCACAAGACGCAGATGCTGGAACGCGGGGAATGGCGCGCGACAGCTGTATCGGCGGATCCGCATTCGATCGGTTTCCACATCTCGGCGCTCTATTCGCCGCTGGGCTGGAAAAGCTGGCAGCAGATCGCCCGCGAATGGTTGGCGGCGCAAGGCTCGGAAGAGATGCTGCGCGCTGCGCGCAACACGCTGCTTGGCGAAACATGGGTAGAGTCGGGCGATGCGCCGGAATGGCAGCGGCTGGCCGAACGGCGCGAAGCCTATGGCGGTGCGCAGATTCCGGAAGGCGGGTTGTTCCTGACTGCCGGTGTCGATGTGCAGAAGGACCGAATTGAGGTCGATGTCTGGGCTTGGGGCCGGGACAGGACAAGCTGGTTGGTCGATCACATCGTCATCGCGGGCGGTCCCGACGATCCACAGTGCTGGGACAAGCTGACCGCCCTCTTGGGGCGGACTTGGGCATGTGCCAATGGTGCTGTGATGATCATCGGCAAGCTGGCCATCGACACCGGGTACGAGGCCCCAGCTGTTTATGCATGGGCGCGGAAACAGGGGTTCGACCAGGTCTCGCCAATCAAGGGCCTGGAGGGCTTCAACCGCGCCACGCCAGTGTCAGGCCCGACCTTCGTCGACGCCACCATCGGCGGCAAGCGACTGCGCCGGGGCGCGCGGCTCTGGTCCGTGGCCACAGCCACCTTCAAGACTGAGACCTATCGCTTCCTGCGGCTTGAACGCCCCTCGGATGAAGACCGGGCGCTGGGCGTCTGCGATGCCCCCGGCACGGTGCATCTGCCCGACTGGATCGACACTGAATGGCTGAAACAGCTGGTGGCCGAACAGCTGGTCACGGTGCGCAACAAGCGCGGTTACAGCCACCCCGAATGGCAGAAAATGCGCGAGCGTAACGAGGCGCTGGATTGCCGGGTTTATGCCCGGGCGGCGGCGTGGATCATGGGCGCGGATCGCTGGGATGAGGCGACCTGGCGGCGGCTGGAAGAACAGGCAGGGGTGGAAACGCGCCTGGCACCGCAACTGCCCACGCCGATTGAACCAACAACGCCTGCCGCGCCAAAGGCCGGAACACCAACAACGCCACGGCGAAAACGCCGGGCTTACACACCGAACTTCATGAGGGATTGAGATGGATCTGGAACGGATGCGCACCTTGCTGGCGGCACTGCAGGAAGCGCGCTACGCAGGCGTCCGCTCGGTCAGCTATGACGGCAAGTCGATCAACTACGGCTCGGACTCGGAACTTGCCAACGCGATCAGCGATCTGGAAACCCGGATTGCCACGGCCACGACCGGTACCCCGCGTCGTCGGCGCTGGGGCACTGTCGCCTCGAAGGGCCTGTGATCCATGGCGTTTGAGGCATTCCGTCAGCGCATCGGTTCGATCATCGGCGGCTTCGATGCGGCCCAAGCCCATCGGCGTCTGCGCGGGTTCCGGGCATCCCGCGCTCATGTGAACACGCTGATCGCGGCCTCGGGCGAAACGATCACCGCCCGCGCGCGCTGGCTGGTCAGAAACAATGGCTATGCCGCGAATGCCGTGGAATCCTTCGCCAGCAATGTCGTCGGCGATGGCATCAAACCCTCGTCGACGATCACGGATGCGGCAAAAAAGGAAGAGCTACAGGCGCTGTGGCTGGCCTGGACGGATGACGCTGACGCGGAAGGCCTGACCGACTTCTACGGTTTGCAGCGCCGCGCCGCGCGCGAAGTGTTCCTCTCCGGCGAGGTCTTTATCCGCATCCGGCCCCGCCGCGCGGAAGACGGTCTGACCGTGCCGCTGCAATTGCAGATGCTGCCTGCGGAAATGCTGCCCCTCGACATGAATCGCACGCTGTCCGGCGCTGGGCTGATCCGGCAGGGGATCGAATTCGACGGCATCGGTCGCCGCGTCGCCTATCACTTCCTGCGCCGCCACCCGGGTGATCTGACCGACCCCGGCCTCACCAATGAGACCGTCCGTGTGCCCGCCGCAGATGTGATCCACGTGCTGGACCCAGTCGAGGCAGGCCAGTTGCGCGGCGTGTCGCGCTTTGCCGCCGCAATCGTCAAGCTGTTCACCCTCGATCTCTATGACGACGCGGAACTGGAACGCAAAAAGATCGCGGCGATGTTCGCGATGTTCATCACGTCGCCCGCACCCGAAACCCCGCTGGAACCGACCGAGGAGGATCTGGAGGTTGAGCCCGGCCAGGTGGTGCGGCTGGATCCCGGCGAGGATGTCTCGACGCCTGCCACACCCGACTCCGGCGGCACCTATGAGCTTTTCCAATACCGGACGCTTCTGCAGGTCGCGGCGGCGCTGGGCATTCCTTACGGCTATCTGACCGGTGACACCGCAAAGGGTAACTTCTCAAACACCCGGATATCGCTGATCGAATTCCGCCGTCGCATCTCGGCCTGGCAACATGGCGTGCTGGTGTTCCAGCTGTGCCGCGCGGTGTGGTCTCGCTGGATGGACGTGGCGGTGCTGTCCGGTGCTATCGACCTGCCCGGCTATGATCAACAGCGGCGGCAATATCAGGCCTGCGCCTGGTTGCCGACGAAATGGGACTGGATCGACCCGATGAAGGACGCCTCGGCCGAGATCCTGCAGATCGAGTCCGGGCTGAAATCTCGCACGCAGGCAATCTCGGAGCGTGGCTATGACGCAGAACAGGTCGACCGCGAATTGCCGCCGAGCGCAAACGCGAACTAGCGCTTGGCCTCGACTTCCGCCGTCCGGGATCCCCGGCGCAGGCCGGTGCTTGCCAGCGGCAAGGATGACAAGCAGACGGCGCGGAAGGCGACGACGCACCCGAAGATGCTGAAGACAAGGCTGACCCCAAGGAGGGCGCATGATGCACCACGCCCAGATCGCCCAGCGCGCCTTCAACACACCCTTGATGGTCGACCCAGCCAAGGCGCTGGCGTTTCTGTCCGGGTTGGGCCCGCGCATCACGGGGCAGGAAATCACCTTCCATGGCCTGGAAGTGGAAGCCGCTGACCAGACAGCCGCCAGCCTGCCCGCCCGGGCGTCGCTGTTCGGCAATGACCTCGCCCAGCGCCACCAGCGTAATGGCACCCAGCCCTACGCCTTGGTCGACGGCATTGCAGTAATCGAAATTGCGGGCACACTTGTGCACCGTGGCGCGTGGATCGGGCAATCCTCGGGCATGACGTCTTACGAGGGCATCGCGGCCCAACTGCAGGCCGCGCTGTCCGATCCCGGCGTGCGCGGCATCGCCTTGGACATCGACAGCTTCGGTGGCGAGGTCGCTGGCGCCTTCGATTTGGCCGACCGCATTCGGGCGGCGCGCGCGCAGAAGCCGATGCACGCCTTCGTAGCCGAACACGCGCTGTCCGCTGGCTACGTCCTGGCATCGCAAGCCGACCGCATTATCCTGCCGCGCACCGGCGCTGTCGGCAGCATTGGCGTGGTGGCACTGCACACCGACATGAGCGGGGCGCTGGACCAGAAGGGCATTGCCGTCACGCTGATCCACGCAGGTGCCCACAAGATCGATGCCAATCCGTACCAGCCCCTGCCCAAGGCGGTGCACGACCAGATGCAGCGCGAGTTGGAGGTCGTGCGCTTTCTGTTTGCCGAAACCGTCGCCGCTGGTCGCGGGGATCGGCTGACCCATGCAGCAGCACTTGCCACCGAAGCGGCTGTGTTTCGCGGGGCCGATGCCATCGCCGCAGGTCTTGCCGACGATCTCGCCGATCCCGTCACGGCCTTCCACGCTTTCGCCGCCGCACCCCGCGGCACCACTCCCACCAGCAGAAAGGGTCCACAGATGACCATCATGCCCACCGACACCCCGAACCCGGCACCGACAGCCGCCACCAATCCCACACAGACGACCACGACGGCTGCACCAACGATGCCCGTGTCGTCGGTTGCAGTGGCACCCGACACAACGGCAATGAACGCCGACGCTGTTCGTGCAGAAGCAGCCGAGGTCGCACAGGTCTGCGCGCAGGCCGCTCGGCTCGGGGTTCAGATCGACGCAGCCGACGCGGTCACACGCGGGTTGAAGCCCGAAGCCCTGCGCGCCCGCGTCCTGGCCGATCTGGCCGCCCGCAGCGATGCTGCTGGCATCATCGCCACCGCCCCGGCAGCCACTGCGGCGAAAGACAGCCCGATCATCGCGGCCGCCAAGAAGGCCGCGACCGACGCCAAGCGCTGATCCAGCGCCACTTCCCGCCAATCCCAAAACATGGAGACTGACCAATGCCCGTCCTGACGCAACTGCCCAGCATGGGCGATGTCCTCAAATATGAGGTCAACCCGAACTACACCCGCGAGTAATCACTTTGCTTGTCGGGATGCCCTATCCCGTCGGCTCGGTGCTCGGCAAAATTACCGCCAGCGGCAAATACAAGCTGGCCACCAGCGGTGGCGCAGATGGTGCGCAAACCGCCACGGCCGTCTTGCTCTATGCCGTCGACGCCACGCTTGCCGATGCCACTGGCATTGTGGTCGCGCGCGGTCCCTCAATCGTGTCGCGCGCAGGCCTCGCCTATGACGGCACCGTCGATGACGCCGCGAAGATCACCACCAAGATCGGCCAGCTGGCTGCCGTCGGCATCATTGCTCGCGACGGCGTCTGACGCCCACCGGCGCGGCGCATCCACATCCATCCCTCTTTCCCCCGGAGCACCCCATGACCCTTGTCCGCAATCCCTTTGACGCTGGCGGCTATTCGCTGGCCGAAATGACGCAGGCCATCAATATCCTGCCCAACCTCTACACCCGCCTTGGCCAGATCGGCCTGTTTCGCTTCGAGGGCGTCAGCCAGCGCTCGGTGATCATCGAGCAATATGAGGGCGTGCTGAACTTGCTGCCCTCCGTCCCGCTGGGCGGCCCCGCCACCGTCGGCACGCGGGAAGGCCGTTCGATGCGGTCCTTCGCGCTGCCGTGGATCCCGCATGATGATGTGATCTTGCCCGGTGATATCCAAGGCCAACCGGCGCTGGGCGTGTTTGACGGGGCCGACCCGCTGGTCGAGGTGATGAACCGCAAGTTGCAGCTGATGCGGCGCAAGCACGCCCAGACCCGCGAATACATGGAAATGAACGCGCTGCGCGGCATCGTCAAAGACGGGGCTGGGACGACGCTCTACAACTACTTCACCGAGTTTGGTCTCGCGCAAATCTCGGTGGACTTCGTGCTGGGCACGGCTGGCACCAATGTTCAGGGCAAGGTGCGCGAAGTCCTGCGCGCCATGGAAGACAACCTGCTGGGCGAAAGCATGAACGACGTGCATGCCCTCGTCAGCCGGGAATTCTTCGACAAGCTGATCGCGCATCCCAAGACCGAAGAGGCGTACAAGTTCTACGCCGCGACCGGCGCGCAGCCCTTGCGCCAGGATGTGCGGCGCAACTTCCCCTTCGCGGGCATCGTGTTCGAGGAGTATTCGGGCACGGTGACACTTTCCACCAAAGCCACCGAACGGCTGGTGCCCGCCAGCGAGGGTATCGCCTTCCCGTTGGGCACCATGGACACCTTCACCACCTTCGGCGGCCCAGCCAACCTGCTGGAGGCGGCCAATACAATGGGCCTGCCACTCTATGCGCGCCAGCATCTCGACGAGAAGGGCCGCTGGATCGATCTGATGACGGAGGCCTCGATCCTGCCGGTCAACAAGCGGCCGCGCATCGCGATCCGCATTCACACCTCGAACTGACGGATCCGCCATGAACGTCTTTGCCACCGCCATGGACCGCATCTATGCCAACCCGTCCATGGCGGTGGCAGCCTTGTGGATTTCCGCAACCACGTCAGAGGAAACGTCAATCCGTGTCATACGTCGTGCGCCAGACCACATCACCGAATTCGGTGCGGCGCGCTTTGTCAGCGACACCATGATGGTGGACGTGCGCGTCGCAGACCTTCCGGGGCCCCGCCCAAACGATCTGATCGTGATCGGGGCCGACAGCTTTGCGATCCAGGGAGAACCCATGCGGGATCGCGAACGTCTGATCTGGACGCTGGACCTGCGGCCAACATGAGGCTGAGGATCGAGATCAATCCCGACATCGCCGCCTTAATGCAGGCAGAAATTGCCGCCGGTGAAAAGGCGGTGTCGGCCGCCATGCGCGAGGCTGGCACCGGTCTCAAATCCGCTTGGCGCAGCCAGATCACCGGCGCGGGGTTGGGCACGAGGTTGGGCAACAGCATCCGCCTGGCCAGCTTCCCCAAAACTGGCGACAGCCTGAACGCAGCGGCGCTGGTCTGGTCCAACGCCCCGGTGATCATCGGAGCGCATGACACCGGCCCGCTGATCCGGTCCAAGAATGGGTTCTGGCTGGCGATCCCTGCTGCCGCTGGCAAAAGCAGCAAAGGCGGTCGGATCACCCGGCGAATGGGAGCGCCGCACTGGCCTGCGCCTAAGGTTTATCTACCGCCGGAGGGGCCCAAGCCTGCTGGTGGCCGAGGGACGGCTGAATTCCAAAGGTCGGGCTGTGGCGTCAAAGTCCAAAACCGGACGCGGCGTGGCAACCGTGCTGATTTTCCTGCTGGTACCACAGGTCAAGCTGCGGAAAAGGCTCGATTTGGCGCGGGATGCAGAGCGCGCGGTGGACGGCGTGCCGGGCCTGATCGTGGCGAGCTGGGTGGAGGGACAACTGGGCTGACGTCTGCAATGCGGACAAAGTGTGAGTTCGCTGCAAGTGCACCAATGTTGGTTTTGAGGAAGCAGTTCAACAAACGGTCGTTTTTGGAACAGCTGTAAATGTCAGATCCGAGCTAATCAGCCGACGTTCGACATCTTCTGGGCCAGCCAGACAGTCGCTCCACCGCATGTCGGATCTTCTTCGATATGCTCAACCACATCGAAGCCATTCTCTTGCAATAGGCAGCGATATTCGGCTTTTTCCAAGCTTCCATGATACAGAGGCTGGCCTTCAAATGTTCCAATTGCTTCGCCTAACGATGTGCCGCTGGTGAACATCAGGGGGGCACCGGGAAAGCAGAGACGGCTAAAGGTTTCGAACATCGGGCGTTGATCTTCAGGCTTGAGGTGGAAAAAGCTGTGCCACGCAATCACACCATGAAATTTTTCCAATGAAGGTAGATTGCGCATGTCAGCGGCTACCCATGTATGTTCGGGAAAGGTCTCCCGCGCGATGTCGGTCAGTGCGACCGCACCATCAACGCCGGTGATCTGACAAGCTTTGGCAATAAAATACTCTGCAATCGGTCGACCCGAGCCACAACCAAGGTCCAGAATATTTCGTTCGCCCTTCTGCGTCAGTGCGAGAAAACGATCCAGCCAAGGCTGTTCGAAAAGCGGTTGCCCCCGCATACGCAAATTAACCCAAGCTGAGGCGTTTTCTTGATAGAGGTCTATGATCGCGTCGGCGGCATTTTTAGGCATTGTCGTATCCTCTTTTGATTATCATGTCTCAAAATGAACGGCAGCAATGTCTAGGATAGCTAACTTGAGGGGTTCAAAAACCCTCCTTTTTGGCACGGCTGCAAAACACCTCGTTTGATGCTGCCACAAACCCCGTTCAAAACCCAAGCAGTTGTTGAAGGTTTTTGGCTCTCTCGTGATAGCGCACATCCGTACATCATGCAGCATCGGTCCGTTTGGGCTCGAAGCAGCCGTCGGTGAAGCCATCAGTCTTGGAATAACAGATGCCCACCACCCGCGAAACCATCCTCGCCGCGCTGCATGCGGGGCTGCAGCCCTTGGCCGCCCTTGTTCTGCGCGATGAGGTTCTGCCAGAGCGAATCCCGGCAGCCGGGCTGATCATACTGCGCGATGGCCAGCCGGGCGAGCCGGAGGTGACACTGTCGCCGCTGCGCTACCATTTCCAACACCGGGCCGAGCTTGAAGTGGTTATCCAGGCACCGAATGGCCGCGCCACGGCATTCGACAGCCTGATCGCCACCATTGGCACCACGCTGGAAGCCGATCGTACATTGGGCGGGTTATGCGACTGGGTTGAACCAGGAGCCCCGGCCTCGGTCGATCTGCCCGTCGAAGGCGCGGCAGCTCTGAAGGCGGCGGTGATCACCGTCGTCCTGCATTATACAACCACCGGCCCTCTGGCCTGACACCCCCACAACAAGGAGAAAGATATGGCACGTGCGCAAGGCGCGCGGGCGCAGATGGCGCTTGCGTATGAGACGGTTTACGGGACCCCGCCGGTCGGCGGTTTCACAAAGATGCCGTTCGCCAGCACCTCGCTGGGATCGGAACAGCCACTCCTGAACAGCGAATTGCTCGGCTATGGTCGCGATCCTCTCGCCCCGATCAAGGACGCGGTGACGGCCGATGGGGATGTCATGGTGCCAATCGACGCCGAAGCCTTCGGGTTCTGGCTGAAGGCGGCCTTCGGGGATCCGATTACCTCTGGCGTTGGGCCTTACACCCATGAGTTCCGCTCGGGCGGCTGGACCCTGCCCTCAATGTCGATCGAGACCGGCATGCCCGAGGTGCCACGCTTTGCGATGTATTCCGGCTGCGTGCTGGATCAGCTGTCGTGGCAGGTGCAACGCTCCGGCCTGTTGACCGCGACCGCCCGGCTGGTGGCACAAGGCGAGACCATCGCCACTTTGAGCGGCGCGGGCACGCCCGCTGAACTGGCGCTGAAGCGGTTCGGCCATTTCAACGGCGCGATCAGCCGGAACGGCACGGCACTCGGCAACGTGGTGTCGGCGGAAATCACCTATGCCAACAACCTTGACCGGATCGAGACCATCCGCAGCGATGGCAAGATCGACGGGGCTGACCCGTCCATCGCCGCCCTGACCGGTCGGATCGAGGTCCGCTTTGCCGACAGCACGCTGGTGACGCAGGCAATCAACGGCGACCCTTGCGAGATCAGCTTCGCCTATGTCCTGCCCTCCGGGGATAGCTTCACCTTCACCGTTCACGCCGTCTACCTGCCGCGCCCCCGGATCGAGATTTCCGGACCGCAGGGCGTGCAGGCGACATTCGACTGGCAAGCGGCGAAAGCTGCCAGCCCCGCCCGCATGTGCACCGCAAACCTGATCAACGATATCGAGGCATACTGATGATCCGTCTGAACCTGACCGCTACGCCGCAATGGCTGGACCTCGCCCCTGGCCTGCGCCTGCTGGTCGCCCCGCTGACCACCGCCCTGATGGTATCGGCCCGCGCCGATCCGGCAATCGAAGGACTGCCCGATGGGGCTTCCCAAGAGGAACTGGCCCTCGCCATGGCCAAGGCCGTCGCTCGCCGGGCGGTCTTGGATTGGAAAGGTGTCGGCGATGACGCAGGTAACATCGTGCCCGTCACCCCCGAGGGCATCGACGCGCTGCTGGAAATCTGGCCGGTCTTCGAGGCGTTCCAAACCCAATACGTCGCGCGTGGCCTGATCCTGGACGCGGAAAAAAACGTCTCCGCGCCCTCGCCGAGTGGTCCTTCGGCGGCGGCGACCGGTACTGCACGGCCTGTACGGGGCGCTGCCCCAACTGCCCCGCAAGACTGAACCGGCCGCAGACGGAAGATGGCTGGCAGGTTTGGGATCTGGTCGGCCGCCTCGGGGGCCAGCTGCGGGTCATCCCCGGCGCTGTGTTGGGCTGGGACATGGGCGCGGCCCTCGCGATGGCCCACGCCCTTGGCATCGATACCCTGATCGCCGCCGAACTGCTGCCCGAGATTGAGGCAGTGATGGTCCGCAAACTGAACGAACAAATCGGAGAAAACCATGGCTGAAAAACGGGTCTCTGTCCGCCTCGTGGCAGAAGGCGGCCGCCAGGTCCGCGCCGAGCTGGAAGGCGTTGGTGAGGCCGGGGCGCGCGGGTTCGGGCGGCTGTCGCGCGAGATGGACATGGCGAATGCCCGCGTTGCCGCCTTTGCTCGCCGCGCCACGCTTGCTGCAGCGGCTGCAACTGCAGCTCTGGCGGCGGCGGGCGTTGCGATGATCCGCTCTGGCCTGCAGACCGTCGATGCGCAGGCCAAGATGGCGCAATCTCTTGGCACAACGGTTGCCAGCCTTCAGGTGCTGGAGCGGGCGGGCGATCTGGCAGGCGTGTCGATGGGTCAGGTCGAGCAAGCCACCGTGCAGCTGACGCGGCGGCTCAGCCAGGCCGCCTCCGGTACCGGCCCGGCGATTGACGCTTTGCGCCGTTTGCGGCTTTCGGCCGAAGATTTACAGCGCCTGCCGCTGGATGCGCGCATCGCGGCCATTCAGGAGGCGCTCGGGCAATTTGTCCCCGAAGCCGAACGCGCGGCGGTGGCCTCGCAGCTCTTCGGCGACCGCGCGGCGCTGGTGTTCACACGGATCGACACGGCGACACTTCGCCAGGCGACCGAGGATGTTCTCGCCTTCGGGGTTGTCGTTTCCGAAGCTGACGCCAACCAGATCGAACGCACCAATGACGCGATTTCACGGTTGGGCCTGATCTGGCGCGGGCTGTCGAACCAATTGGCTGTCGCCGCTGCGCCCTCCTTGGAGGCAGTGGCCAACGCCATGGCCGCTATTGCCAGCCGCACCGGGCCACTCGGGATCGCGATCAAGGCGCTGTTCGACAACCTCGGACGGCTGACCACCTATGCCGCGACGTTCGCAGGCATCATGGCCGGGCGCTGGGTGGCTGGTGTGGCGGCGGCGGCGCTCTCGGTGCGCGGGCTGGCCACCGCACTGGTCCTCCTGCGCGGGGCGCTGATCCGCACCGGGATCGGAGCGCTAATCGTCGGCGCGGGCGAACTGGTCTATCAGTTCTCTCAGCTGGTGGCCCGGGTTGGCGGCGTTGGAGAGGCGTTCCGGCTGCTTGGCGATCTGGCCAAGGAGGTCTGGTCGCGGATGGGGCTGGCGCTGGATGGTGCGCTGGCACAAATGGCGGCCGGTTGGGAGGGGCTGAAGGCCGCAAGTCTTTCGGCACTTGAGGGTACCATCGCTGGGGTGGTCAACTTCGGCGACCGGACGGCGGCGATTTTCCAGGGGGCCTATGATGCAGCCGTGGCGATTTGGGGCAGTCTGCCCGGTGCCATCGGTGACTTTGCCTTTCAGGCCGCGAACGGCCTGATCTCCGGCGTCGAGGCGATGCTGAACGGTGTCGTCACCCGGATCAACACTTTCATCAACGGATTGAACGCCGCACTGGCGCTGCTGCCGGAATGGGCAACAGGTGATGGTGGCATCAGGATCGGCGCGCTGGATCCCTTGGACCTGGCGCGGATCGGCAACCCGTTCGAGGGTGCTGCAACCGCAGCAGGTGCCGCAGCAGCCGATGCCTTCTCCGCCGCTCTGTCGCGCACTTATCTGGAACCACCTGACCTCGGTCTTGGCACAATGGCCGATGACGCCCGCGCCCGTTCAGATGGTTACCGCGAGGCCGCAGGCATGCTGGCGGATGCCGCCGGTCGACCTTTGGCCAGTTGGCAAGCGCTGCGCGACGCGGTGACCGGCAGCGGTACCGAAGCTGAAGCCGCACTGGCCGATGCTGCGGCCTCGGCGGATGCGCTCGGGCTGGAATTGGACGAGACTGCCGCCGCTGCCAGTGGTGCAGGAGCCGCTGCCCGCGCTGCCGGGGCAGCAGCAGCCGAGGGCGCGGAGCAAGCCGCAACCGGCTGGAGCGCGGTCACCGCAGCACTCGCCGACTATGCCGCCAAGGCCCGCGACATTGGTGGCGATATCGGCCAGACACTGGTCGGCGCATTTCAAAGCGCCGAGAACGCGGTGGCCACCTTTGTCAAAACCGGCAAGCTCGACTTCCGCGACCTCGTCACGTCGATGATCGCCGATCTGGCAAAACTGGCGGCCCGACGCTTCATCCTTGGGCCTATCGCCAATGCCCTCTCGGGCGCGCTGGGCGGTGCGGGTGGATTGTTCGCAGATATCTTGCACGCTGGCGGCACGGTCGGATCGCCGGGCCCGGGCCGCATGGTGCCAGCCATGGCCTTCGCTGGTGCCCCGCGTATGCATTCCGGTGGCTGGGCGGGCATCAAACCCGACGAGGTTCCGGCGATCCTGCAACGGGGTGAGCGGGTTCTGTCGCGCCGGGAAGCGGCTGGCTATGGCAAGGGTCAAAGTGCAGCCCCGAATATCTCCGTCACCATCAATGCGCGTGACGCCGAAAGCTTCCGGCAATCCCGCACACAGGTCGCGGCCGACATTGCCCGCGCCGTGTCGCTGGGCCGAAGGGGCATGTGATGGCGTTCCATGAAGTTCGCTTCCCCGACAACATCAGC harbors:
- a CDS encoding S49 family peptidase, coding for MMHHAQIAQRAFNTPLMVDPAKALAFLSGLGPRITGQEITFHGLEVEAADQTAASLPARASLFGNDLAQRHQRNGTQPYALVDGIAVIEIAGTLVHRGAWIGQSSGMTSYEGIAAQLQAALSDPGVRGIALDIDSFGGEVAGAFDLADRIRAARAQKPMHAFVAEHALSAGYVLASQADRIILPRTGAVGSIGVVALHTDMSGALDQKGIAVTLIHAGAHKIDANPYQPLPKAVHDQMQRELEVVRFLFAETVAAGRGDRLTHAAALATEAAVFRGADAIAAGLADDLADPVTAFHAFAAAPRGTTPTSRKGPQMTIMPTDTPNPAPTAATNPTQTTTTAAPTMPVSSVAVAPDTTAMNADAVRAEAAEVAQVCAQAARLGVQIDAADAVTRGLKPEALRARVLADLAARSDAAGIIATAPAATAAKDSPIIAAAKKAATDAKR
- a CDS encoding major capsid protein, translated to MTLVRNPFDAGGYSLAEMTQAINILPNLYTRLGQIGLFRFEGVSQRSVIIEQYEGVLNLLPSVPLGGPATVGTREGRSMRSFALPWIPHDDVILPGDIQGQPALGVFDGADPLVEVMNRKLQLMRRKHAQTREYMEMNALRGIVKDGAGTTLYNYFTEFGLAQISVDFVLGTAGTNVQGKVREVLRAMEDNLLGESMNDVHALVSREFFDKLIAHPKTEEAYKFYAATGAQPLRQDVRRNFPFAGIVFEEYSGTVTLSTKATERLVPASEGIAFPLGTMDTFTTFGGPANLLEAANTMGLPLYARQHLDEKGRWIDLMTEASILPVNKRPRIAIRIHTSN
- a CDS encoding phage terminase large subunit family protein, whose protein sequence is MSDSTSKPSPISGSASDSGDLTADLDLGFDGAEDILRSWRKGMRPDPDLTVSEWADAHRWLSSRSAAEPGRYRTARAPYLREIMDALSPRHPAQRISFMKAAQVGATEAGNNWIGFVIHHAPGPMLAVLPTVEMAKRTSRGRLDPLIAESPALRERVNPARSRDAGNSMLSKEFPGGILVLTGANSATGLRSMPARYIFLDEVDAYPASADEEGDPVTLAEARTTTFSHRRKVFMVSTPTIRGISRIEREYEASDQRRYFVPCPHCGQMQWLQFERLRWDKGRPDTAAYHCEGCETPIAEHHKTQMLERGEWRATAVSADPHSIGFHISALYSPLGWKSWQQIAREWLAAQGSEEMLRAARNTLLGETWVESGDAPEWQRLAERREAYGGAQIPEGGLFLTAGVDVQKDRIEVDVWAWGRDRTSWLVDHIVIAGGPDDPQCWDKLTALLGRTWACANGAVMIIGKLAIDTGYEAPAVYAWARKQGFDQVSPIKGLEGFNRATPVSGPTFVDATIGGKRLRRGARLWSVATATFKTETYRFLRLERPSDEDRALGVCDAPGTVHLPDWIDTEWLKQLVAEQLVTVRNKRGYSHPEWQKMRERNEALDCRVYARAAAWIMGADRWDEATWRRLEEQAGVETRLAPQLPTPIEPTTPAAPKAGTPTTPRRKRRAYTPNFMRD
- a CDS encoding phage tail tube protein, which translates into the protein MARAQGARAQMALAYETVYGTPPVGGFTKMPFASTSLGSEQPLLNSELLGYGRDPLAPIKDAVTADGDVMVPIDAEAFGFWLKAAFGDPITSGVGPYTHEFRSGGWTLPSMSIETGMPEVPRFAMYSGCVLDQLSWQVQRSGLLTATARLVAQGETIATLSGAGTPAELALKRFGHFNGAISRNGTALGNVVSAEITYANNLDRIETIRSDGKIDGADPSIAALTGRIEVRFADSTLVTQAINGDPCEISFAYVLPSGDSFTFTVHAVYLPRPRIEISGPQGVQATFDWQAAKAASPARMCTANLINDIEAY
- a CDS encoding head-tail joining protein, which codes for MNVFATAMDRIYANPSMAVAALWISATTSEETSIRVIRRAPDHITEFGAARFVSDTMMVDVRVADLPGPRPNDLIVIGADSFAIQGEPMRDRERLIWTLDLRPT
- a CDS encoding phage head-tail joining protein, which codes for MDLERMRTLLAALQEARYAGVRSVSYDGKSINYGSDSELANAISDLETRIATATTGTPRRRRWGTVASKGL
- a CDS encoding class I SAM-dependent DNA methyltransferase, producing the protein MPKNAADAIIDLYQENASAWVNLRMRGQPLFEQPWLDRFLALTQKGERNILDLGCGSGRPIAEYFIAKACQITGVDGAVALTDIARETFPEHTWVAADMRNLPSLEKFHGVIAWHSFFHLKPEDQRPMFETFSRLCFPGAPLMFTSGTSLGEAIGTFEGQPLYHGSLEKAEYRCLLQENGFDVVEHIEEDPTCGGATVWLAQKMSNVG
- a CDS encoding acyl-CoA transferase, with the translated sequence MPTTRETILAALHAGLQPLAALVLRDEVLPERIPAAGLIILRDGQPGEPEVTLSPLRYHFQHRAELEVVIQAPNGRATAFDSLIATIGTTLEADRTLGGLCDWVEPGAPASVDLPVEGAAALKAAVITVVLHYTTTGPLA
- a CDS encoding DUF7697 family protein, which gives rise to MGAALAMAHALGIDTLIAAELLPEIEAVMVRKLNEQIGENHG